A region from the Salvelinus sp. IW2-2015 unplaced genomic scaffold, ASM291031v2 Un_scaffold907, whole genome shotgun sequence genome encodes:
- the LOC112069094 gene encoding B-cell receptor CD22-like: protein MGNEKLPWRFLIHCIWLGVWGVDTSSWTAEVPNSVSGLQGSCIVIPCSFNYPEPKIKPSEFTGIWFKDTYEVIYHPDSSNAITDYRHRTELVGDLXQKNCSLRIDPLHLSDEGPFTFRIEIKNYNKASYKDDRVSIAVSSSPDPPSLSVMEEVKVGEEVSASCSVSHSCPSDPPRITWSHSGTPSIQSQQQTKGQWEETSTMTFRSSIADNNQPXVCTAAYRGGMTVSSSKTLNVKYAPVDVKVKGVSSVKEGDSVELRCSSDSNPAAHSYRWHNSRGXLPTTGPTLTLENVTRLTEALYCTAINTEGQXPSSPLKLNIEYPPEIKVDSACTSDISMVTCLCIVDSEPPSTVEWSLPAGHLXSTRVEMHGSVTMVTLQRALGFSETVHCHANNTQGNATLSFTVPTNDKMFLLYVSIGITAFVVVVIVIPMSACLLTKKCGTSHSDQPVASMQDMDASKSASSDPSTSRKEQKDTSSETHANYYTDQLSGNMEAEEDGDPYECVGEDDAIYGNI, encoded by the exons ATGGGGAATGAAAAATTACCATGGCGTTTTCTTATTCATTGCATTTGGCTTGGAG TGTGGGGAGTTGATACCTCGTCATGGACTGCTGAGGTGCCCAACTCAGTCTCCGGCCTGCAGGGCTCATGCATCGTGATTCCCTGCTCATTCAACTACCCAGAACCAAAGATAAAGCCCTCTGAATTCACTGGCATCTGGTTCAAAGACACTTATGAGGTTATCTACCACCCAGACAGCTCCAACGCCATCACAGACTACAGGCATCGTACAGAGCTGGTGGGAGACCTCKMYCAGAAGAACTGCTCTCTCAGAATCGACCCCCTCCATCTCAGTGACGAAGGACCRTTTACTTTCAGGATTGAAATCAAAAACTATAACAAGGCTTCATACAAAGATGACAGAGTCTCCATTGCAGTGAGCA GCTCTCCAgaccccccctctctgtcagtgatgGAGGAGGTGAAGGTGGGGGAGGAGGTATCTGCCTCCTGCTCTGTGTCTCACTCCTGCCCATCTGATCCCCCTCGCATCACCTGGAGCCACTCTGGAACACCCAGCATCCAATCACAGCAGCAGACCAAGGGCCAGTGGGAAGAGACATCAACCATGACCTTTAGATCCAGCATCGCTGATAACAACCAGCCTSTGGTCTGCACAGCAGCATACAGGGGAGGGATGACAGTGAGCAGCTCCAAGACGCTAAATGTCAAAT ATGCCCCAGTGGATGTGAAGGTTAAGGGAGTGTCCAGTGTGAAGGAGGGAGACTCTGTAGAACTGAGATGCTCCAGTGACAGTAACCCTGCTGCKCACAGCTACCGCTGGCACAACAGCAGAGGGCSTCTGCCCACCACTGGACCCACACTCACACTGGAGAATGTGACCAGACTCACTGAAGCCCTCTACTGCACTGCRATCAACACAGAAGGTCAAGMCCCCTCCAGCCCTTTGAAGCTCAACATAGAGT ACCCCCCTGAGATCAAAGTGGACTCAGCCTGCACTTCAGACATCTCTATGGTAACATGTCTGTGCATTGTGGATTCAGAGCCCCCCAGCACTGTGGAGTGGTCTCTTCCAGCAGGACACCTGRCCAGTACCAGGGTGGAGATGCATGGGTCAGTTACCATGGTGACCCTACAGAGGGCACTAGGCTTCTCAGAGACCGTCCACTGCCATGCCAACAACACACAGGGCAATGCCACCTTGTCCTTCACTGTGCCCACAAATG ATAAGATGTTCCTGCTGTACGTTTCAATTGGTATTACTGCATTTGTGGTGGTAGTAATAGTAATTCCCATGTCAGCTTGCCTATTGACTAAGAAGTG TGGGACGAGTCATAGTGACCAACCAGTAGCCAGTATGCAGGATATGGATGCATCCAAGTCTGCTTCCTCAGATCCCTCAACATCAAG GAAAGAGCAGAAAGACACCAGCAGTGAAACCCACGCAAACTACTACACCGATCAGCTATCTGGCAACATGgag GCTGAAGAGGATGGCGACCCATACGAATGTGTCGGTGAAGACGATGCAATCTATGGTAACATTTGA